One window of bacterium genomic DNA carries:
- a CDS encoding rhodanese-like domain-containing protein, whose amino-acid sequence MAGSSPEVPRLDAAEVKRRVDAGGAIIVDVRSPEAFAKRHIDGARLLDRASELPRDTDLVFY is encoded by the coding sequence ATGGCTGGGTCGTCTCCGGAGGTGCCGCGGTTGGACGCCGCCGAGGTGAAGCGCCGGGTCGATGCCGGCGGCGCGATCATCGTGGACGTGCGTTCCCCCGAAGCGTTCGCCAAGCGCCACATCGATGGTGCCCGGTTATTGGATCGAGCGTCCGAGCTTCCACGTGATACCGATCTCGTGTTTTACTGA